In the genome of Arabidopsis thaliana chromosome 4, partial sequence, the window TTAAGAAATGGAATATATGAAATTACCTGAGAACACAAGCATGAGTataaagaaataagaacaTGATAACTTGGCcatgatcaaaattttaacaaaacaaagtcaCTGATGTTTTGTAAAACAAGAGTTGATAACGAAAATCGCTTTGTTTCGATGTAATGACTGTGTAATAATGTTAatgtatgtgtgtatatatactgGTCGCTAGGTACGGtatgtgtatatttttaatgactgtaaaaaaaaatcagtatcCTTAATAATAGTACTGATTGATGTCGTAAGACCATTTTTAACGGTAATTACTCTGTATAATTGATAAGTTTATTCATAAATGTGCCCGTAATCACTCCAATCCAATCCATTTTCTAAtcaatttcattttccaaaataaagaaacaaacaggAGAAAATCTTTCGAAAACCTATcatgacaacaaaaatatacactCAAAAAAAAGCCTTGATAGCGGATGTTCTAACTTTTACTGTCTTTTGCTCCAAACCTTTTCTACACATATTCTGTTCtaaatctttattattttcaatttacATACTTAGTGCGTCATAATTGATGTCTTTGATTTGTAATAGCTATGACTCGAATCATATAATTATAGCTAACAGATATCTCGaattttatattactataaTCTACGTACGACATCAAAACTAATCTTccatatatttaattaaaaaagttatataaattgattttaataaataattagacTAAAAGTATCTTTGGAGATCAtctatttaatcattttaaattcaaGTTTGACTGTTGCAAAGtcgctaaaaaaaaaagtctctaaacttttcaaaatatatgaaaatttcatCAACTAAACATTGACAAAGTTTTCTATCGcataaaagttaaaagagagtgaagatgtttttttaaaatattttgtcaaCAAGACACATTGTAGATATTATAAGGTAAATATGGAACTATTGGAACTAAACTTGAAATAATTtgcttaattatttttatttttaatctcatcatgaagaaaaaagattaacaaTAAAGTAATTAATATAATCTCTGCAATTTATTCATATCGGATTATGAAAATCGAATACTTATTATACCAtatcaattataaaatagtaGCTCTAACAATTATAGCGACAACCACAGTTATCAGGTCCAGGAACATTAGGATCATCAAAACATTCTCCAACTCCATTATATCCAGTATAGCAGCTTAAACGGCAATCACTAAGATGACATGGAGTTGCTTTGTCAATCGTTAAACGACATTCCTCTCCCTCAACTTTTTCAACCATTAAAATAGCTACAAAAATTAAGTACAGTGTTATGATGATatgatacaaaataaaaatcatatatatgtatgtgtatgtGATTGCATTTTCAGATCTTTGGAAATGGAAAAGATGAATGTACCTGAGAACACTAGCATGAATACAAGAAGATAAGAACATGATAACTTCGCCATTGATCAgtattggaaaacaaaagttatcaGTGTTTGTAAAATAGAGCTAGAGGTGTTACaactattttctttgtttaattttttttaatgtgtagTAAtgtttatgtgtatatatatatatatatatatcgtagCCATGGACGAGgttcttttgtctttattattattattaaggAAATTAGGCTTTTGgctattaaataaatttaaaagaaaaactaaaggaaAATCATTAactaatttgaataaaattcaatattttggGGTTTTTCCTTTATTGGTCAAtctaaaaagtatatttttgaCTATTGAAAAAATCCTTAACTAGTAGGATTGACATGAAAAAAGTAATtcgatataaaaaatatatttaatgatAGATCTTTAAGtatctcaaaaataaaactaaaaaacgaaaaccaacAAATCTTAATATTATACTAGTGaatatctaataaaaaaactcattaattaatatgattttaaaagtattttttaagaaaaagaagccaTAATTGGTACTACTTTCTCACTCATGCGACAGAAAAagttgatcttcttctccttttgctCTAGTTCTCCTCGTCGTTCATCTTTGAATCGATCATGTTCTCGAGCATatgttcctttctttttttctaataagtttaatatatcGTTCTTTGATGATGGGAACTGGTAATGTTAAAATGGGCTACCCGGCCTTTTTAGGCCCAAACCCGTTTAGGTCCATGcctattttacaaaaaaattaaagtccGTTTCGAGTCGCAACCTTTTAAACTTGAGCCCGCTCAAACCCgtcaaatttgtaaaatttaggCCCGCCTAACTCTTAcctgatttgttttgtttttgtggcCATATTTTTGATGTAATcctattttagaattgataCGAAACATTTGAGAAGTAGTTAAGTCTTTggttttagacaaaaaaagttaagtcTTTGGTTCTGCAATAAAATCCACAAACACCAACATACAACCTTACGCGTATGTAAAAATGAAGACTTTGGTTCGGcaattcaaatccaaaacagagCCTTTGATAGGGAAAAATTTAAATCGAAAAGAGTTGTTCTTTCTGCaacaaaatcaatgaaaaaacTGATACAATCACCATTGACGTTAGTTGGAAACATATTTCGAATTTTCATTAAATCTTCTGATTTTGAAATCACTAGTAGGGATTTTCATGGCGACGGAAAAAGTAGAATATGAGTGCGGAGATGCAATCAGCTCTCTTCCAGACTTATTCTTTCTCCTAACAAAACAAGCTGCTTCAATAACAATTCTGACCGAAAGATGGAGAACTCTCTATTCAGTGATGAATCATCGCTTTGCGTATCAACACCATCTCGACTTTGACCCTTCATGTTTCACGAAACTGAGCATATTAATAATCTATTCTAAAtctttatcatttttcaaGTTACATACTTAATGCGCCGTAattgatataattttatttgaaatagGTGTGACTCAGTTCCTATAATTACAGCTGACACATATCTAAAATTgttataacaatttaaaattgttaaaatagttataaaaaaatttgtcaaCAAGACACAATGTAGATATTATAAGGTACTGAGATAATTTACTTCATTATTTTTATCCTGAATCTCAtcgtgaaaaaagaaagattaacaATAAAGTAATTAAAGTCTCTGCAATTTTCGTAAAGAAAATCATTCAATCATAAGGAATGATGGGGATCTGATTTTTATTCATATCGTATAAGGAAATGGAATACTTATAATATCAtatcaaatacataaaatagtAGCTCTAACAATTATAGATACAACCACAGTTAGAAGGTCCAGCAACTTTAGGATCGTCAAAACATTTTCCAACTCCATTATATCCACTAT includes:
- the LCR27 gene encoding low-molecular-weight cysteine-rich 27 (low-molecular-weight cysteine-rich 27 (LCR27); FUNCTIONS IN: molecular_function unknown; INVOLVED IN: biological_process unknown; LOCATED IN: endomembrane system; CONTAINS InterPro DOMAIN/s: S locus-related glycoprotein 1 binding pollen coat (InterPro:IPR010851); BEST Arabidopsis thaliana protein match is: low-molecular-weight cysteine-rich 25 (TAIR:AT4G29305.1); Has 57 Blast hits to 57 proteins in 3 species: Archae - 0; Bacteria - 0; Metazoa - 0; Fungi - 0; Plants - 57; Viruses - 0; Other Eukaryotes - 0 (source: NCBI BLink).) → MAKLSCSYLLVFMLVFSAILMVEKVEGEECRLTIDKATPCHLSDCRLSCYTGYNGVGECFDDPNVPGPDNCGCRYNC